The proteins below are encoded in one region of Pomacea canaliculata isolate SZHN2017 linkage group LG7, ASM307304v1, whole genome shotgun sequence:
- the LOC112567917 gene encoding uncharacterized protein LOC112567917 isoform X3: MNEILCFFLLLIGSVQANITKTECISSEVVALRCIFPKNLNTTRTDFTVYFHSADGKADLLVDCAWVGDQLHCIEQVGFKCKWPVSDVADISVPTRFLRFSGTYSCIPEGSSSENTISCKFSENQSERQQEKSQDEHQREGDLKQHGDKGAGSSTEETLGIVFGVVALVLLATVGVVMYKKFLNKNKNIRKSNRTAQHDEYCSFLLTENKRKIEETKYLAPPFPLVSSRQRSSSLRKQFEDDNNLEITRTIVNEKRKQRSDTL; the protein is encoded by the exons atgaatgaaattctCTGCTTCTTTCTGCTGCTTATTGGTTCTGTCCAAG caaacatcacaaaaacaGAGTGCATTTCATCAGAAGTAGTGGCTTTAAGATGCATTTTCCCGAAAAACTTGAACACTACGCGGACAGATTTCACGGTCTACTTTCATTCTGCCGATGGAAAAGCAG ATTTGCTGGTAGACTGTGCATGGGTAGGTGACCAGCTTCATTGTATCGAACAAGTGGGCTTCAAGTGCAAGTGGCCAGTCTCAGACGTTGCTGACATCAGTGTTCCCACCagatttttaagattttctgGAACATATAGTTGTATTCCTGAAGGTTCCAGCTCTGAAAACACCATATCATGTAAATTTTCCGAGAACCAAAGTGAAcgacaacaagaaaaaagccAGGATGAACATCAAAGAGAAGGCGATCTCAAACAACATGGTGACAAAG gagcaGGAAGCAGTACTGAAGAGACTCTCGGCATTGTTTTTGGAGTTGTTGCACTTGTTCTATTGGCCACGGTCGGCGTTGTTATGTACAAGAAGTTTcttaacaaaa aTAAGAATATTCGCAAATC aaACAGAACAGCTCAACACGATGAATACTGTTCGTTCCTATTAactgaaaacaagagaaaaattgAGGAAACAAAATACTTAGCACCGCCTTTTCCTTTGGTTTCCTCTCGCCAGCGGAGCTCCTCATTACGAAAACAGTTTGAAGATGACAATAATTTAGAAATAACAAGGACAATTGTAAATGAGAAACGGAAACAGCGCTCAGACACATTGTGA
- the LOC112567917 gene encoding uncharacterized protein LOC112567917 isoform X1, with product MPRVVYKYTQRFESFKLLFITIRIDCGLTFNFPFSYRCVRNSQLHGTNHIKMNEILCFFLLLIGSVQANITKTECISSEVVALRCIFPKNLNTTRTDFTVYFHSADGKADLLVDCAWVGDQLHCIEQVGFKCKWPVSDVADISVPTRFLRFSGTYSCIPEGSSSENTISCKFSENQSERQQEKSQDEHQREGDLKQHGDKGAGSSTEETLGIVFGVVALVLLATVGVVMYKKFLNKNKNIRKSNRTAQHDEYCSFLLTENKRKIEETKYLAPPFPLVSSRQRSSSLRKQFEDDNNLEITRTIVNEKRKQRSDTL from the exons ATGCCGAGGGTTgtttacaaatacacacaacGCTTCGAGTCCTTTAAGTTGCTGTTTATAACGATACGCATTGATTGTggattaacatttaattttccTTTCAGTTATCGGTGTGTGCGGAACAGTCAACTACATGGTACAAACCAtattaaaatgaatgaaattctCTGCTTCTTTCTGCTGCTTATTGGTTCTGTCCAAG caaacatcacaaaaacaGAGTGCATTTCATCAGAAGTAGTGGCTTTAAGATGCATTTTCCCGAAAAACTTGAACACTACGCGGACAGATTTCACGGTCTACTTTCATTCTGCCGATGGAAAAGCAG ATTTGCTGGTAGACTGTGCATGGGTAGGTGACCAGCTTCATTGTATCGAACAAGTGGGCTTCAAGTGCAAGTGGCCAGTCTCAGACGTTGCTGACATCAGTGTTCCCACCagatttttaagattttctgGAACATATAGTTGTATTCCTGAAGGTTCCAGCTCTGAAAACACCATATCATGTAAATTTTCCGAGAACCAAAGTGAAcgacaacaagaaaaaagccAGGATGAACATCAAAGAGAAGGCGATCTCAAACAACATGGTGACAAAG gagcaGGAAGCAGTACTGAAGAGACTCTCGGCATTGTTTTTGGAGTTGTTGCACTTGTTCTATTGGCCACGGTCGGCGTTGTTATGTACAAGAAGTTTcttaacaaaa aTAAGAATATTCGCAAATC aaACAGAACAGCTCAACACGATGAATACTGTTCGTTCCTATTAactgaaaacaagagaaaaattgAGGAAACAAAATACTTAGCACCGCCTTTTCCTTTGGTTTCCTCTCGCCAGCGGAGCTCCTCATTACGAAAACAGTTTGAAGATGACAATAATTTAGAAATAACAAGGACAATTGTAAATGAGAAACGGAAACAGCGCTCAGACACATTGTGA
- the LOC112567917 gene encoding uncharacterized protein LOC112567917 isoform X2: protein MKTHQALFRPHSLDQKTRDNMKRPCCLITLLLILHENGRNSVFACGGMGTNQTSHEEVTIKENTQADLRCNLRTENSETSKESAFVIEMRLCDNGKYHDVCRCRWLPDKDAVCKNQRNVSICEADNNEMRFSVFVKRTYSDILWELYRSNATPVVIKKTRLQVMYPAKVTGLQVNGQEVTETHVVDENQEVIVSCFFINGNPPVTIRLVDSTGQAQSSTTHGVEPLVIFLGVFRCQEVWPIIKCEATGSELNRSVAIIGRCKYHTR, encoded by the exons ATGAAGACGCATCAAGCCCTTTTTCGTCCTCATTCTCTTGACCAGAAGACAAGAGATAACATGAAACGACCATGCTGCTTGATAACTCTTTTGCTCATTTTACATGAGAATGGTAGAAACAGCGTGTTTGCCT GTGGGGGAATGGGAACAAATCAGACATCTCACGAAGAGGTCACAATTAAAGAGAACACACAAGCTGACCTCAGATGTAATTTGAGAACAGAAAATAGTGAGACCTCCAAGGAATCAGCTTTTGTAATCGAGATGAGGCTGTGTGACAATGGGAAATATCATGATGTTTGCAGATGCCGCTGGCTCCCTGACAAGGATGCCGTGTGCAAGAATCAGAGAAATGTTTCCATCTGCGAGGCTGACAACAATGAGATGCGGTTCTCTGTGTTTGTCAAGCGGACCTACAGTGACATCCTGTGGGAACTCTACAGATCGAATGCCACTCCAGTCGTGATTAAAAAAACCAGACTTCAAGTCATGT ACCCAGCAAAGGTCACAGGGTTGCAGGTGAATGGACAAGAAGTTACCGAGACTCACGTCGTTGACGAGAATCAAGAGGTTATCGTCTCCTGTTTTTTCATCAATGGAAATCCTCCGGTTACCATTCGACTTGTAGACAGCACCGGACAAGCACAGAGTTCGACAACGCATGGAGTCGAACCTTTGGTGATTTTTCTTGGAGTGTTTCGCTGTCAGGAGGTCTGGCCGATCATTAAGTGTGAGGCTACGGGTTCAGAACTGAACAGATCCGTGGCCATCATTGGCAGATGTAAGTATCATACTAGGTAA
- the LOC112567928 gene encoding uncharacterized protein LOC112567928 gives MKLLTTMGYSFKHKRTFLLILLFVGTHGNTETECEATDGMILKCKFPKNIESTETDFLIYFYPDDGKTELLADCSWNNKTLECILQDRIKIKQPVSDKAVISLPPRLVRIDGTYKCIPDGAYSENSKACQFHHESQKEGEESQDKSENGVHHQKPVESLPEKHHDQKGAETSTPQIVGAVVGSVVVLVMMISLVLVLYFKFWKKKFSTEILTSKTGSSLALNTENLGESTENKTTHTVSDSQL, from the exons ATGAAACTATTAACCACTATGGGGTATTCCTTTAAACATAAAAGGACTTTTCTGTTGATTCTGCTGTTTGTTGGTACTCATG GTAACACAGAAACAGAATGTGAAGCAACTGATGGGATGATATTAAAATGCAAGTTTCCGAAAAACATCGAATCGACTGAAAccgattttttaatttatttttatcctgACGACGGTAAAACAG AGCTCCTCGCTGACTGTTCGTGGAATAACAAAACGCTTGAATGCATCTTACAAGACAGAATCAAGATAAAGCAGCCTGTCTCGGACAAAGCTGTGATCAGCCTTCCTCCAAGACTTGTAAGAATAGATGGAACATACAAATGCATTCCTGATGGCGCTTACTCTGAAAATTCAAAAGCCTGTCAATTTCATCATGAAAGCcagaaagaaggagaagaaagccAGGATAAGAGTGAAAATGGAGTTCATCATCAAAAACCCGTAGAAAGCCTACCAGAAAAACACCACGACCAGAAAG gAGCGGAGACGAGTACTCCCCAGATTGTCGGCGCTGTTGTGGGAAGTGTAGTCGTCCTCGTCATGATGATCTCGCTCGTTCTTGTGTTGTACTTTAAGTTTTGGAAGAAga aattTTCGACAGAAATTTTGACATCAAAAAC AGGGAGCTCATTAGCTCTAAACACAGAGAACCTGGGCGAATCCACTGAAAACAAAACGACACACACAGTCTCAGACAGCCAACTCTAA